From the Macaca nemestrina isolate mMacNem1 chromosome 2, mMacNem.hap1, whole genome shotgun sequence genome, the window AATACACTATCAGATTATGAAATTTTATGGCTGCTGTTAGCTTTTGGGTATGTGATGATTTTTTGACTaaactatatattttaacttAGTATTTGAAAGTATCACTTCCATGAAAAAGTTACCAAGATTAAGTCTGCacagtttttaattaaattaattaattaattatttttgagacagaatctctctgttgcccaggctgaagtgaagtggcgtgatcttggctcacttgcagcctccacctcccggattcaagtgattctcatacctcagcctcccaagtagctgggaccactcaggcactaccatgctcagctaatttttttttttttttttttgtatttttaatagagatggggttttgccatgttgcccaggctggtcttgaactcctgagctcaggcagtccacctgccccggcctcccaaagtgctaggattacagccatgagccactgcacctagcccaaatttttattttaaaaacaaatttcatagtttattccttttgtttGAAGGGGAAAAACCCAAAGAAATGCTGAAAGTAAATGTCTATATTATCAGATCATTTTAATTCTATCTTATGTTAAATTAAGTTCAGAAAAATgcaagcctttaaaaaaaatcagaaaaaaataagtgtatTTTAGCGTGGCTTTTCCCTTCTCACAATATATTCTGACCTGAACATTCTGTAGATAATGGGCCTGAAATGATGTGGCTCTGGAAGTCAGTGCCCTGGATTCTTAGCGTAAGTCTTTACATAATTGGAtttatccttgtttttttttctattgaaagcAAATGTTAGATCGCTTCATCTGGGTGGGTTTATTGCTGGTAGTAAAGTCATTTTGCATTAGAGGATTACTAAATACATTATAGCCTGAAAGAATCTTGGGCTTTGCTCAGTATCACTTACTTTCTTAATTTGTCAAAGTTGGTATTTAAAAATTTCAGGTGACTGAtcgtttctttaaaaatttcagatGACTGACCCAGTCACGTTAAATGTAGGTGGACACTTGTATACAACGTCTCTCACCACACTGACGCGTTACCCGGATTCCATGCTTGGAGCTATGTTTGGGGGGGACTTCCCCACAGCTCGAGACCCTCAAGGCAATTACTTTATTGATCGAGATGGACCTCTTTTCCGATATGTCCTCAACTTCTTAAGAACTTCAGAATTGACCTTACCGTTGGATTTTAAGGAATTTGATCTGCTTCGGAAAGAAGCAGATTTTTACCAGATTGAGCCCTTGATTCAGTGTCTCAATGATCCTAAGCCTTTGTATCCCATGGATACTTTTGAAGAAGTTGTGGAGCTGTCTAGTACTCGGAAGCTTTCTAAGTACTCCAACCCAGTGGCTGTCATCATAACCCAACTAACCATCACCACCAAGGTCCATTCCTTACTAGAAGGCATCTCAAATTATTTTACCAAGTGGAATAAACACATGATGGACACCAGAGACTGCCAGGTTTCCTTTACTTTTGGACCCTGTGATTATCACCAGGAAGTTTCTCTTAGGGTCCACCTGATGGAATACATTACAAAACAAGGTTTCACGATCCGCAACACCCGGGTGCATCACATGAGTGAGCGGGCCAATGAAAACACAGTGGAGCACAACTGGACCTTCTGTAGGCTAGCCCGGAAGACAGACGACTGATCTCCGACCCTGCCACAGGTTCCTGGAAACACggaaaatactgattttttttttttttttaaatcacagtgtgagatttttttttcttttaaatgtttgtatttatttgaagGCAGTGAGGACCAGAAGGAAGTTTTGTGCTTTGGCACACTCCTCCGTGTTCTGTTCCCTTCCTCCTGAGTATGCATGTGCCTGTTCAGAGTCTCCAGATaccttttttataaaaagaagtcTGAAAATCATTATGGTATATAATCTACCCTTAACAGAGCTTTTCTTATTACAGTGCTAGAATGATTTCTGATAAAATGGTCCCTAACTCAACTAGAaggctaaaaatacaagaatgaaaGAATAAGCAGAGTACTCATGATGCCTttgagaaaaatcaaaacatcatGTAGGGTGACCTAGTTTCCAAACCAATAAATAAGTAGTATTGTAATATTAAAGGAAAACTGTTCCAATCATTTAAAAGTACTTATTAAGTACTGCTTTTTACAGTTATGACAACTGTTTCTTTCTATGCATATAAATCAAGGAACCAAATATCTGTAGCCATGGAAATGTCTGactagaaatatttatattgaatTCTGAATACAAAATGTCCCTGTGGTAGAAATCTTACTCTTTATGCCTGGTGCAGTATAATTCTCAAGTGTACtgtctaccagaaaaaaaaaaactaataaaaaatgaaatatgaaaattaagtttgtatttattgattattattaaGGGGAGAAAAATCATATTCCTTGTCTAAAATATGCATTGTTTATGTCCCATTGTTTACTGCCTATAgcatatttgtatttaatttgagAGGACACAGTGGGATCTTAGGTTGCAGTTTATAAGAACTGTTGTGTCATTGAAGCAAGGATGGATGGAATTATTAATTTTGACTAAAAGGGTGCATATTTGAACAGTGAACAtacagtttttcatatttttcaaaggaATTTATGTTGAAGATTACAGATTTTTCTTTAATTGCCCACGGTTCTATGACcattatttcagttttctgctaAGCACAGGAACAAAATGACTCTAGCCCTTTATGCTCATGTTTTATGGTGATCCACAAATGTATTTTGTTAACAAAGTTAAGTTTATTTCTGAAGAGAAGAAACAAACTGCAGTGAATGAAGGACCTAGAACAGCTGGAGAAATACacgtacttttatttatttccctgTAGTCTTATTTTGCGTAGTTCATTTGCTTCTATTTCTTGAAAGTAACTCATAGGAaggattattttaattatactgaGACTTCCTACTTTGTTAGACCACCGTATAAAAGGAAGTCATGTAATTTATTCCCTATTTTCTAAGGGAAGAGTGGAACTCTGAGGCTGTGTGCCCTGGGGCAAGCAGgcccctccttttctctttctctctgtgagaATATTCTAAGGTTCTCTCTCTGCAAAGAAGATGACAGCACTTCCTTATGTCTATTTTTGCCCATGtctctgaaaatttattttaaaatttgacaaatgACCAACATCCAGAAACCTATAATTACCCTATTTTCACCGTCTTCAAACTAAGATCCTTTGATGTTATTGACAGGTTGCTGTGGTTTCAGTAAATCGATATACGAGTACAAGTTTATCATTTTGGAAAATtatcttatatttaaaattgatttgatagttaccttaaaaaaaaaaaaaggcccaaccAGTTAGTAACGTGTTGTTGAGCTAGCTGAGGtcaatatgaaataaaatgatttgggTTGAAAACAGGTGTGGAAATAGGAATAATGCTAGttcccagtttttatttttattttatttttaaatgatttttatttatttatttttgagacagagtctcactcttgtcacccaggctggagtgcaatggcgtgatcttggctcacggcaacctctgcctcccaggttcaagcggttctcctgcctcagcctcctgagtagctgggattacaggtgtgtgccatcgtacccggctaattttcgtatttttagtagagttgggggtttcaccatgttgaccaggctggttttgaactcctgacctcaggtgattcacctgccctggcctcccgaaatgctgggattacaggtgtgagccactgcgcccggcccaagttttttaaagttaaaaacttaTGAGGCCTCTTCTTTGTCCTGTTTACTGGAGATAAGTTTGCTTTTGGCAAATTTTCTCAAATTTACTAATTATTAACAATGAAATGATTGTTTATATGAGTAAATTAGGAAAAGTAgccagctgaatttttttttgttgccaTTTTACTTGTGACATTTAGAGTGTTTTGTCTAATTGGGTAATTGAAAGTGATATGAAAAATGTAGCTTCATTATATTTGGGTAACTTGAGACAGTTATGtcttttaatgaaattttaaatcattttcactGTGGaagagttgatttttaaaaaatgatagttgCATTCTTCGAGCTGTATTTTATTTAGATTACAGCAAGTATAAGCACTTAGGaggattgtgtgtgtgcatgtatgtgtgtccTTTTAAACCCAAGGATAAGTGTGTGCTAAAAACACACTAACTAATGAGCCTATTGGCTTTTGCTAGATCTAAAGCAAAATCCTGGTATTTAACCAAATAGATGCTATAAATGGACAGTGGTGCGGTTTTACTGTgggaaacttcttttcttttttgagatagttcttactctgttgctcaggctgaaatgcagtggtgtgatcacggctcactgcagcctcaaccttctgggctcaggcaataaGCCTCtcaatagctgggaccacagacatgtacccctggccaattttttatagttattttcatagagatggcatctctctatgttgctcaggctggtcttgaacttctaggctcaagtgatcctcttgt encodes:
- the LOC105482937 gene encoding BTB/POZ domain-containing protein KCTD6 → MDNGDWGYMMTDPVTLNVGGHLYTTSLTTLTRYPDSMLGAMFGGDFPTARDPQGNYFIDRDGPLFRYVLNFLRTSELTLPLDFKEFDLLRKEADFYQIEPLIQCLNDPKPLYPMDTFEEVVELSSTRKLSKYSNPVAVIITQLTITTKVHSLLEGISNYFTKWNKHMMDTRDCQVSFTFGPCDYHQEVSLRVHLMEYITKQGFTIRNTRVHHMSERANENTVEHNWTFCRLARKTDD